The Astatotilapia calliptera chromosome 14, fAstCal1.2, whole genome shotgun sequence genome includes a region encoding these proteins:
- the LOC113036425 gene encoding uncharacterized protein LOC113036425, with protein sequence MEEKLISAVANHPELYDASSYFYRDRNKKDLAWRHISEEIGQPEDICRRKWKSLRDTYNKEKRSEKEKRSGSAAGSGRRWKFFAVMGFLDPFLTPRETSGNMVRTVENFSPEDQGQPEEAAGECQSEESSYHAAESSPVASPDSPVPGPSTPAAAPTGPQRRRARRRSREGSQDGPSAVELAILESLKRPRPSATEYFLLGLVPALESMPPQTREFVKFQIHKLVFDNSTAVLNLETLDPNDQ encoded by the exons ATGgaggaaaagctgatcagcGCCGTGGCTAACCACCCCGAGCTATATGATGCCAGCTCCTATTTctaccgagacaggaataaaaaggacctaGCTTGGAGACACATAAGTGAggagatcgggcaacctg AGGACATCTGCAGGAGAAAGTGGAAGAGCCTCAGGGACACATATAATAAGGAGAAGAGGtcagagaaggagaagaggagtgGGTCTGCAGCAGGATCGGGGAGGAGATGGAAGTTCTTCGCGGTCATGGGGTTTCTGGACCCCTTCCTCACCCCGCGGGAGACCAGCGGAAATATGGTGCGGACCGTGGAGAACTTCTCCCCCGAGGACCAGGGACAGCCCGAAGAGGCAGCAGGGGAGTGTCAGTCAGAAG AGTCAAGTTATCATGCAGCAGAGTCCTCCCCTGTTGCTTCTCCTGACTCCCCAGTCCCTGGTCCCTccactcctgctgctgcacccacag gcccacagaggaggagagctCGAAGGCGGTCGAGGGAAGGGTCCCAGGATggtccatcggcggtggagctggcTATCCTGGAGTCCCTAAAGAGGCCACGCCCGTCTGCAACAGAGTATTTCCTCCTcggccttgttcctgctctggagagcatgcCGCCTCAGACACGAGAATTCGTGAAATTCCAAATTCATAAATTAGTTTTTGACAACAGCACAGCTGTGCTAAATTTGGAAACATTGGACCCTAATGATCAGTAG